The Dama dama isolate Ldn47 chromosome X, ASM3311817v1, whole genome shotgun sequence nucleotide sequence GCGGGATTTTTAGAGGGATGCAAGACCTTGAAGGGCGAATTCAGTAGTATGAggaactgagggggaaactgggtgacAGAAGCTCTCGAAGAGGGCTGGGCCTTTGCAAAGGTTTGGGGACAGGTTGGGATGGGAGCATCGGCTGGAATAGGTCCTGCGGGGGTAGGGTTAAGTGTGGATCTGAAGATAAGGAGGGCCTGAAATTGGGACATGACTGCCTGAGGGGTGATGGGACCAGCTTTAGGTGGCCTTGAACAATTTACTGCAGAGACAGGGGCTGGACTTGGTCAAGTTGAAGAGTGGACTTGTGGAGGATCTGGACTTGGAACCTGGCTATAATTGGAATGCTCCAGGAGCAGGTACTAGTTGGGAAACTTGAGTCATGAGCAAGGACCCAAGGATGGAAGGCCTGAGACGAGGGACAGATGGAGAACCCGGAGGAAGGACTTGGTCAGGATTGGAAGTTAAGAGTGGTACTGAAAGCCTGGAAGGGGTTCTAGCAATGATGGAGGGATGAATCTGTAGGAAATGGGAGCCTGGAGGGGGAATTTCAAGGAAAGGAAGTCTGGAAGGGACTCTGGGCCTGGGGAGTGGGAAATGTATGGAAATAGGACCGGAAGAGGAATTTGCAAGGGCTGGGCCTTTGCAAAGAGTGGGTTTGGGATGCGGCTGGAGTGGGTCTTGCggcgtgggggcggggggcgggcagggTCAGAAGGAAAGAGCAGGGAAAGGCTGCgagtctgggtgtgtgtgtgtggaggggggttGCAGGATGGGAGGGTCTGAAGCCAGAAATCTCAGGAAGATGGGACTGTaggattgatttaaaaaaaaaaaaaaaaaggatccacaGGGGAGCCCAGGGCTCCCAGAAGTTAGAAGACCTGAAGGGTGGGAACAGGGCTGGAGGGAGTATCTGCCGAGCTGGAGGATCCAGAGCAGGGGTAGAGGTGGGAACAAACCAAAGCCCTTGGGGCCCATCCAGGCTTTGGTGGACGGCGGTCTGGGAGGCCCTCTCCCCGCCTGCCCGGGGGCTAGCTTAGTTCCATTGTCCCCACAGGTACGTGCGGCCGCTGCACACCCTCCTAAGCGCGCTGGTAGTGGCGGTGGCCCTTGGCATGCTGGTGTGGGCGGCTGAGAATCGAGCCGCCGTGCGCCGCTGCCGTCGCAGCCACCCAGCCGCCTGCCTGGCCGCAGTGCTTGCCATCGGCTTCCTCGTTCTCTGGGCCGCGGGCGGCGCTGGCACCTTCCTGCTCAGCATCGCCGGGCCAGTGCTTCGTGAGTCTTCACTACCCTGAGATAACCGGGAAGACAGCCAGCGCTCGCGAACGGCGCCAGGCCTGCCCTACCCCGGTTCTTGGGCTGAGAGGGGGCTGGGATACCCGGCGGGCAAGGCCACACCCCTCCTTTATAAAGCGCCTTCCCTGGCTTTGAGCCCCTCTCTGGGAACGCCCCTCTTACTACCCGCCTTTCTGGGCGTCACTGCTGGTATGAAGTGCTTTCCGCCGGCCACGTCCCCATTGCTGTGCACCCTTCTGGCCACGCCCCTGTTGTGAAACGTATTTCTCCGCCATATTAGCAGGGTTCGGAGGCGACCTGGCTACCGACCATTCCGTTGGTCTGTCAGTGTTCCAGTTCCTTTCTCTGGCCCCCCATTAGCTAAAGGCAGATGTCCCATCCCACTGACCCCACTCCTCTCGGTATTGCCCACAGTGATCCTGGTGCATGCGTCACTGCGCCTGCGCAACCTCAAGAACAAGATTGAGAACAAGATCGAGAGCATTGGTCTCAAGCGGACACCAATGGGGCTGCTACTGGAGGCGCTGGGACAAGAACAGGAGGCTGGATCCTAGGGGCCTGGGATCTGTACCCAAAGGCGTGGAGAATgccatccccaccccagcccgaACCCAGAGCCCTTTCCCAGCCCTTAAAATAGGAGCCTCCCACCCAGTTCAAAAAATAAGACAACTGCAACCCTTTCCACAGGTCCCAAACTGGGATATTCCCTCATACACATCCCCACCTCCCATTTTAGGAAACCAGAGTCTTCCCAGCCCTGAACTTGGACCCAGAGATACATCCGGCCCAAAACTGAGGGTTGGAGACCAGAGCATCCATAGCCAACCTCAAACTCTAGGCCCACACCCCCAACCCCAATCTGGGACCCGTCTATCCTCCATGTTCAGTCCCAAAGCTGGAGTCTGGGACCAAGGCATTCTCAGATCCTGAACCCTGAACCAAGGCTTTTCCAGACCGAACCCCAGCTTTGAACCTAGGATCCAAGTGTTCTCAACCCCCATCAGGGTAGAGGATTCAGGTATCCTGACCCCATTGAACCCTTGGTCCCAGGTGACCCCAACACTCACCAGTCCCACTTGTCTCCCTCCAGCTCTGCTTAGGAGTTCtgccaccccccccaaaaaattccACAGTGACAAGGACcaaggggtgaggtggggtggtGTGGGGGTAGCCCTAACCAGGAATGGGGCATATATAGCAGTATTGCTGCAACAATAAAGGCTGTTGCATTGCTCAAGCCAATTTGGGCCTCTTGGGTAGTCTGTGTGTTTCAATGGCCAGATGCTTTTCAATTCTGCTGGAGACTTTTCTGACTGAGTCTGTCATATATGTGAGCTGAAAACACTAGCTTTCAGTTGCTTTCTCAAACCTATTACCTCTGGAGtggcgggtttttttttttttttttttttttcagtgctgagcagcttgtgggatcttattcccTGAGCAGGGGTTGAACTTGGCCctccagcagtgaaagtgcagagtcctaaccactgttccaccagggaatccctagaaTGGCATTAACACACAAGATAGTTAAGGGCAAGGAGTGTTTGCTGCCATCATTTGTATCTCTAAGGGCTCTTGCCTAGGAATCTGGGCATGGACAGCTGAAGAAGTTGCCCCACATCGCAAAGCAAATAAAACCAAAGCAGATTACGTTATCAAAGGCTGTTTCCACagcgatatatatatatatatattttttttcttgttaaaataTGTCATCTTAGGTAAAGATGTGGGCCCCCAAGGCAAGGCAGATAGGGAAGCAATACATGGGTTCAGTTTACACATTTATTATAGAAATCCCCTTCCAATGTGGGTAGTGTTTTGGGTCCAGATCCATTGgtacaaaaagaaaagttttcacaCCAGGTAAAGGGGGTAGAGGAACCCCCAGCTTCA carries:
- the PRAF2 gene encoding PRA1 family protein 2 encodes the protein MSEVRLPPLRALDDFVLGSARLVAPDPCDPQRWCHRVINNLLYYQTNYLICFGLGLALAGYVRPLHTLLSALVVAVALGMLVWAAENRAAVRRCRRSHPAACLAAVLAIGFLVLWAAGGAGTFLLSIAGPVLLILVHASLRLRNLKNKIENKIESIGLKRTPMGLLLEALGQEQEAGS